From a single Chitinophaga sp. Cy-1792 genomic region:
- a CDS encoding DUF2461 domain-containing protein, with the protein MLQSSTLKFLRALKQHNDKPWFDEHRDEYMAAKADYETLVQQIIDGLQKQDPTMAGLQVKDCVFRIYKDVRFSKDKTPYKTNMGASFQQGGKKSTLAGYYFHLEPGGNSMAGGGLWMPPAPELKKVRQEIDYNFEEFESIISNKDFIKQFGKIEGESLKTAPQGYLPDNPAIAYLRLKSLIVSRPLTDDAVVQPAMLRDILKTFSVMQPLLQFINRAMD; encoded by the coding sequence ATGTTACAGTCTTCCACGTTAAAGTTTTTGCGAGCGTTAAAACAGCATAATGACAAGCCCTGGTTCGACGAACACCGGGATGAATACATGGCTGCAAAAGCTGACTACGAAACGTTAGTACAACAGATTATTGACGGATTACAGAAACAGGACCCGACGATGGCGGGCCTTCAGGTAAAGGATTGTGTGTTCAGAATTTATAAAGATGTCCGTTTTTCCAAAGACAAGACACCTTATAAAACAAATATGGGCGCATCTTTCCAGCAAGGTGGAAAGAAATCCACATTGGCAGGTTATTATTTCCACCTGGAACCAGGAGGGAATAGTATGGCCGGCGGCGGCTTATGGATGCCTCCCGCCCCTGAACTGAAAAAAGTAAGACAGGAAATAGATTACAATTTCGAAGAATTCGAAAGCATTATTTCCAATAAAGATTTTATTAAGCAATTTGGGAAAATTGAGGGGGAATCTCTCAAAACCGCCCCACAGGGATATCTGCCAGATAATCCTGCCATTGCATATCTCCGTTTAAAAAGCCTCATTGTATCACGTCCTCTGACAGACGATGCTGTCGTACAGCCTGCAATGCTACGGGATATACTCAAAACATTTTCCGTTATGCAACCATTGCTGCAATTCATTAACCGTGCAATGGACTAA
- a CDS encoding aspartate-semialdehyde dehydrogenase, whose amino-acid sequence MKVAVVGATGLVGSKMLQVLTERNFPVTELIPVASEKSVGKEVTFKGKGYKVVSAETAIAMKPNVAIFSAGGSTSLEWAPKFAAAGITVIDNSSAWRMDPTKKLVVPEVNGDALTPEDKIIANPNCSTIQMVLVLKPLHEKYNIKRVVVSTYQSVTGTGVKAVTQLMNEREGIQGEMAYAYPIDLNVIPQIDVFLENGYTKEEMKMVNETKKIMGDDHILVTATTVRIPVMGGHSEAVNIEFDKEYELGDVRTVLAATPGVIVVDNPAKAEYPMPKDAHDKDEVFVGRIRRDETQPKTVNMWIVADNLRKGAATNAVQIAEYLLAKNWL is encoded by the coding sequence ATGAAAGTTGCCGTAGTAGGAGCTACCGGACTGGTAGGCTCAAAAATGTTACAAGTTTTGACAGAAAGGAATTTCCCTGTCACAGAATTGATTCCAGTGGCTTCAGAGAAGTCAGTAGGTAAGGAAGTAACATTTAAGGGCAAGGGCTATAAGGTGGTTAGTGCAGAAACGGCAATTGCCATGAAACCAAATGTAGCGATCTTCTCTGCAGGCGGCAGCACTTCCCTGGAATGGGCTCCTAAATTTGCAGCAGCAGGTATCACTGTTATTGACAACTCCAGTGCCTGGAGAATGGACCCTACCAAAAAACTGGTGGTTCCGGAAGTAAATGGTGATGCTTTAACTCCTGAAGATAAAATCATCGCAAACCCTAACTGCTCTACTATTCAGATGGTGCTGGTATTAAAACCGCTTCACGAGAAATACAACATCAAAAGAGTAGTTGTTTCTACCTATCAGTCAGTAACCGGTACCGGTGTTAAAGCGGTGACCCAGCTGATGAATGAAAGAGAGGGTATCCAAGGTGAGATGGCATATGCTTACCCTATTGACCTGAACGTAATTCCTCAGATTGACGTATTCCTGGAAAATGGTTATACCAAAGAGGAAATGAAGATGGTAAATGAGACTAAGAAAATCATGGGTGATGATCATATTCTGGTAACTGCAACGACTGTACGTATCCCGGTAATGGGTGGTCACAGTGAGGCAGTTAACATCGAATTTGATAAGGAATACGAATTGGGAGATGTCCGTACTGTTCTTGCAGCAACACCTGGTGTTATTGTAGTAGACAATCCTGCCAAAGCTGAGTACCCGATGCCTAAAGATGCGCACGACAAAGACGAAGTGTTTGTTGGTCGTATCCGCAGAGACGAGACCCAGCCTAAAACAGTGAACATGTGGATCGTGGCAGACAACCTGCGTAAAGGCGCTGCAACCAACGCAGTACAGATTGCAGAGTACTTACTGGCTAAAAACTGGTTATAA